From the Paludisphaera mucosa genome, one window contains:
- the ppdK gene encoding pyruvate, phosphate dikinase, with translation MSTSKSKYVYTFGGGKAEGRSDMKELLGGKGANLAEMSSIGIPVPAGFTITTEVCHEYYEAGRKLPEAVKPQVEESLELVEKLSGKKFGDSKDPLLVSVRSGAALSMPGMMNTILNLGLNDVVVEGLAAKTDNPRFAYDGYRRLIDMFGSTAMGVDHEHFEHELTKLKDEKKVKLDTDLSAADLKELVKRYKAVYSKHVGEGFPQDPKDQLWKAIMAVFNSWMGNKAVQYRRIERITGLKGTAVNVQAMVFGNTGGNSGTGVAFTRDPNTGEDVFYGDYLINAQGEDVVAGIRTPEPISKLDSEMPKVYQQLMDIRKKLESHYKEMQDIEFTVENGTLYMLQTRTGKRTGSSAVRIAVEMVKEKLIDEKTALKRVNPDSLNHLLLPQLDPKAKVKSVARGIAASPGAACGKVILSADAAVAHHEAHPNDPILLVRKETSPEDVAGMHLAKGILTATGGKASHAAVVARGWGKPCVVGCEGIVIDEKGGKLTIGGQDVKVGDYVTINGTNGDVMIGQVPTVDPSISGHFAELMGWADKARTLKVRTNADTPADARKAREFGAEGIGLCRTEHMFFEGQRIVDMRKMILADDTAGREKALAALEPYQREDFVGIFEAMDGLPVTIRLLDPPLHEFLPHDDAGQQEVAKQLGIPVEKVKLRVEQLHESNPMLGLRGCRLPIKFPEIGDMQVRAILEAAIEVKKKGKSVLPEIMIPLVGTVEELAILKKRALAVAEEVFKKAGTKVEFLIGTMIEIPRAALTADQIAEEAEFFSFGTNDLTQLTFGFSRDDIGSFMPAYVDQKILPVDPFQTLDQRGVGQLVEMGTERGRKARKEKHDQHLKVGICGEHGGDPESVVFCHKIGMDYVSCSPFRVPIARLAAAQAALGAVQRDK, from the coding sequence ATGTCCACGTCCAAGTCCAAGTACGTCTACACCTTCGGCGGCGGTAAGGCCGAAGGACGCTCCGACATGAAGGAACTGCTGGGTGGCAAAGGCGCGAACCTCGCCGAGATGAGCTCCATCGGCATACCCGTTCCCGCCGGCTTCACCATCACCACCGAGGTCTGCCACGAGTACTACGAGGCCGGCCGCAAGCTCCCCGAGGCCGTCAAGCCCCAGGTGGAGGAGTCGCTGGAGCTGGTCGAGAAGCTCTCCGGCAAGAAGTTCGGCGACTCCAAGGATCCGCTCCTGGTCAGCGTCCGCTCCGGTGCGGCCCTGTCGATGCCGGGCATGATGAACACGATCCTCAACCTGGGCCTGAACGACGTCGTCGTCGAGGGCCTGGCGGCGAAGACGGACAACCCCCGATTCGCCTACGACGGGTACCGTCGCCTGATCGACATGTTCGGCTCGACGGCGATGGGCGTCGACCACGAACACTTCGAGCACGAGCTGACGAAGCTGAAGGATGAGAAGAAGGTCAAGCTCGACACCGACTTGTCGGCCGCCGACCTCAAGGAACTGGTCAAGCGGTACAAGGCCGTCTACTCCAAGCACGTGGGCGAGGGCTTCCCGCAGGATCCGAAGGATCAGCTGTGGAAGGCCATCATGGCCGTCTTCAACAGCTGGATGGGCAATAAGGCCGTCCAGTACCGCCGCATCGAACGGATCACCGGCCTCAAGGGGACGGCGGTCAACGTGCAGGCGATGGTCTTCGGCAACACGGGCGGCAACTCCGGGACCGGCGTCGCCTTCACCCGCGACCCGAACACCGGCGAGGACGTCTTCTACGGCGACTACCTCATCAACGCCCAGGGCGAAGACGTGGTGGCCGGCATCCGCACCCCCGAGCCGATCTCCAAGCTCGACTCCGAGATGCCCAAGGTCTATCAGCAGCTGATGGACATCCGGAAGAAGCTCGAGTCCCACTACAAGGAAATGCAGGACATCGAGTTCACCGTCGAGAACGGCACGCTCTACATGCTGCAGACCCGCACCGGGAAGCGGACCGGGTCGTCGGCCGTGCGGATCGCCGTCGAGATGGTCAAGGAAAAGCTGATCGACGAGAAGACCGCCCTCAAGCGGGTCAACCCGGACAGCCTGAACCACCTGCTGCTGCCGCAGCTTGACCCCAAGGCCAAGGTGAAGTCCGTGGCCCGCGGCATCGCCGCCAGCCCCGGCGCCGCCTGCGGCAAGGTCATCCTCTCGGCCGACGCCGCCGTGGCCCACCATGAGGCCCATCCCAACGATCCGATCCTCCTCGTCCGCAAGGAGACGAGCCCCGAAGACGTCGCCGGCATGCACCTGGCGAAGGGCATCCTCACGGCGACCGGCGGCAAGGCCAGCCACGCGGCGGTCGTCGCCCGCGGCTGGGGCAAGCCTTGCGTCGTCGGCTGCGAAGGCATCGTCATCGACGAGAAGGGCGGCAAGCTGACGATCGGCGGCCAGGACGTCAAGGTCGGCGACTACGTCACCATCAACGGCACGAACGGCGACGTCATGATCGGCCAGGTGCCGACCGTCGACCCCAGCATCTCCGGCCACTTCGCCGAGCTGATGGGCTGGGCCGACAAGGCCCGCACGCTCAAGGTTCGGACCAACGCCGACACCCCGGCCGACGCCCGCAAGGCCCGCGAGTTCGGCGCCGAGGGCATCGGCCTCTGCCGCACCGAGCACATGTTCTTCGAAGGCCAGCGCATCGTCGACATGCGGAAGATGATCCTGGCCGACGACACCGCCGGCCGCGAGAAGGCCCTCGCCGCCCTGGAGCCGTACCAGCGCGAGGACTTCGTCGGCATCTTCGAGGCGATGGACGGACTGCCCGTCACCATCCGCCTCCTCGACCCCCCGCTCCACGAATTCCTGCCCCACGACGACGCCGGCCAGCAGGAAGTCGCCAAGCAGCTCGGCATCCCGGTCGAGAAGGTCAAGCTACGGGTCGAGCAGCTACACGAGTCGAACCCGATGCTGGGCCTCCGCGGCTGTCGCCTGCCGATCAAGTTCCCCGAGATCGGCGACATGCAGGTCCGCGCCATCCTCGAGGCCGCGATCGAGGTCAAGAAGAAGGGCAAAAGCGTCCTGCCCGAGATCATGATCCCGCTCGTCGGCACCGTCGAGGAGTTGGCGATCCTCAAGAAGCGGGCCCTGGCCGTCGCCGAAGAAGTCTTCAAGAAGGCCGGGACCAAGGTCGAGTTCCTCATCGGAACGATGATCGAGATCCCCCGCGCCGCCCTGACGGCCGACCAGATCGCCGAGGAGGCCGAGTTCTTCTCGTTCGGCACCAACGACCTGACGCAGCTCACCTTCGGGTTCAGCCGCGACGACATCGGCTCGTTCATGCCGGCCTACGTCGACCAGAAGATCTTGCCGGTCGACCCGTTCCAGACCCTCGACCAGCGCGGCGTCGGCCAGCTCGTCGAGATGGGCACGGAGCGGGGCCGTAAGGCTCGCAAGGAGAAGCACGACCAGCACCTCAAGGTGGGCATCTGCGGCGAGCACGGCGGCGATCCCGAGAGCGTCGTCTTCTGCCACAAGATCGGCATGGACTACGTCTCGTGCTCGCCCTTCCGCGTCCCCATCGCCCGCCTGGCCGCCGCCCAGGCCGCGCTCGGTGCCGTCCAGCGCGACAAGTGA
- a CDS encoding PQQ-dependent sugar dehydrogenase — MPIRLKDALPIALGLLALAPPAIPAAEDPPAAAVLKGKAALGDWTTDGPGVRRLIKLDDLATPFDTPSAQNHPRVVPQPEGAWPKAPAGFEVSKFATGLNQPRVIVTAPNGDLFVAESAAGRVRILRDADGDGKPEAQEVFATGLKRPFGIAFHPLGADPKYVYVANTDSVVRYPYKSGDLKATGEGEVLIKDIPTGNEAVGGGGHWTRDVQFSPDGRTLFVSVGSRSNVTDDASETRRADILAFDPDGKNERLFASGIRNPVGLAIDPATGKLWTSVNERDGLGDDLVPDYITHVEEGGFYGWPWYYLSGANQDPRHKGKHPELKDKVIAPDVLLQSHSASLDLAFYTGEAFPAEYRGHIFAAEHGSWNRARRTGYKVVRVPVEKGVATGEYEDFLVGFVTPDGNVWGRPVGVAVAKDGSLMVTDDASGTVWRVAHVGKK, encoded by the coding sequence ATGCCGATCCGCCTCAAAGACGCCCTGCCGATCGCCCTCGGACTCCTTGCTCTCGCCCCGCCGGCGATCCCGGCCGCCGAAGATCCTCCGGCCGCCGCCGTGCTCAAGGGCAAGGCCGCCCTGGGTGACTGGACGACCGACGGGCCGGGCGTCCGTCGCCTGATCAAGCTCGACGACCTGGCGACGCCGTTCGACACCCCGTCCGCCCAGAATCATCCTCGGGTCGTGCCGCAGCCGGAGGGAGCCTGGCCCAAGGCGCCGGCGGGATTCGAAGTGTCGAAGTTCGCCACCGGCCTGAACCAACCCCGGGTGATCGTCACCGCCCCCAACGGCGACCTCTTCGTCGCCGAGAGCGCCGCGGGTCGCGTGCGGATCCTCCGCGACGCCGACGGCGACGGCAAGCCCGAGGCTCAGGAGGTCTTCGCAACCGGGCTCAAGCGACCGTTCGGGATCGCCTTCCACCCCCTCGGCGCCGACCCGAAGTACGTCTACGTGGCGAACACCGACTCGGTCGTCCGCTACCCGTACAAGTCGGGCGACCTCAAGGCGACGGGCGAGGGCGAGGTCCTCATCAAGGACATCCCGACCGGCAACGAGGCGGTCGGCGGCGGCGGCCACTGGACGCGCGACGTCCAGTTCTCGCCCGACGGCAGGACGCTCTTCGTCTCGGTCGGCTCGCGGTCCAACGTGACCGACGACGCCAGCGAGACCCGCCGCGCCGACATCCTGGCGTTCGATCCTGACGGCAAAAACGAGAGGCTCTTCGCCTCGGGCATCCGCAACCCGGTGGGGCTCGCGATCGACCCGGCCACGGGCAAGCTCTGGACCTCGGTCAACGAGCGCGACGGCCTGGGCGACGACCTCGTCCCCGACTACATCACCCACGTCGAGGAAGGTGGCTTCTATGGCTGGCCCTGGTACTATCTCAGCGGAGCGAACCAGGATCCGCGGCACAAGGGCAAGCATCCCGAGCTGAAGGACAAGGTCATCGCGCCCGACGTCCTGCTCCAGTCGCACTCCGCGTCGCTCGACCTCGCGTTCTACACCGGCGAGGCGTTCCCCGCCGAGTATCGCGGCCACATCTTCGCCGCCGAGCACGGCTCCTGGAATCGCGCGCGGCGCACCGGCTACAAGGTGGTCCGGGTGCCGGTCGAGAAGGGGGTCGCGACCGGCGAGTACGAGGATTTCCTGGTCGGTTTCGTCACGCCGGACGGGAACGTCTGGGGACGTCCCGTCGGC